AGCTGAGACAATCCGATCCGGTCAGCTTCAAGACACCAAAAGCTGCAGAAACGGGGGCTGAGGAGGTCAATATTAAACCAAGACAGAAAGGAAATGAGACAAAGGAATGAGGCGTGGGAAGGGAAAATGGAGGATAGAAACTACAGTGCAGAGAAGAGGAAGGTAAAGGAGAAATGATGCTGAAGCATGAGATCAATTAGCCCCTGGAGAAGAGGATTGCACAAATGTGCGCCTAGGGTATGTTGCAGACTGAAAGGCAGGAAGGATGATGCATAGAGAATTTGGCAGCGAGAGATAGAAGAGGAAAGACTATATGGACATCAAAGGGAAATCAATGCAAGGATGCTGAGTTGGCAAAAAACCAAAATCaataaaaaatttcaaccaggCACCACTTCATATCCCAAAACAATCACAGCTGCAACCCTGTGTGCAATTAATCAAGTTTTATTACTCTAATTAATCACAGATAGAGAACTGTCAAATTCCAAAAGCATTCAACTTGGTCTAGTCCATTAGTCATCTATCTTTATAAATAACTTACAGGTAAGCAACAGAATTTGGTAAGTAAGTGCAGACCAAAGCAAAATACCATTTTTGTTAAGAATCCTTCATTCTCTCTGTTGGGTCCATTGTTTCCTCAGGTCAacaaaggaggaggggggggggaatatgcAAGGGATACTGGATGCTTCTTGATCCAGTGTACCTTCACCCCTACCACAGGTCActagagaggaggaagagacatTGCAGGAGACCTTACATACCTCAGTGTTTCACTGAACCATTACCAAAGTTTGGATAGTAGTGTTGTTTTCCACCATCAACCAGCAAATAAGGCTTAGTCACCCAGATTTCTACAGGTCAAGGCACATGCTGCCTTGCCTCCAAATTATTAGCAGCTCCAGAAGCATCACGCCAACTCATTTTATCTCCATGGCAGAACAGATATTCCACATATCAAATCCCAGGCATATTTCATGACCCTGATGCCTTCTCTGTGATAATCCACATCCTGCAAAGGAGGGCTCTGCCTGCCTCGTAGCTAAAAGGGGCCAGTGCTAAAGGGGCCTTTCCCCACGAGTAGGCTGGAAACAGCTGAAATGGATAGACAGCGGCAGCACTGGACAGACCTTTGCTTTGCAGTAAAATCATAACATCAGTATGGTTAACCGGACAGAGGCAGTGATAAGGAAATGTTGGTCCTGCAATATCCTGGGAATGGCAGGACTGGAGCCGGTTTTGAATTACGCTACAGTGACATGGGGCATATCAAGGGGTGACCTATCCCAACATGCTAGCTAGTCGCTTCTCATTGACAAGATAAATTATGCATTGATTCTGAATCTGGCTGACTCTGCTAGTCTAGTTTCCAGACTTGAGTTCCCTAGGAAGCAATATGAGCATTTCCGGTCAAATACTGTCAGAGATTCTCACTCCATCTCTCTCACACCTGTGTCTTTAGAATTCTTTTggtatatatctatatatgtagAAAACTATACACACAGGCATCTCACAtacaggtcctcagctggtgtaaatcaatgcatGTTTTGCCCATTTATAGTAGTAGAGAATCTGGCTTACTATTTATATTTTCCAACATGGCTTCGAAAGACCAAGCAGTACAAGTGGCCACTGAAGAATGCCAGCAGCCATCACACGGTATTATTCATTAACCAAAACCTAAAATAGTGCAATCCTCGGATGTGCTGTTACGGTGTCACTTTGTCTTACATCTCATGCTGTTAGCATGTATAGGACGCCAGAACCACACCTCTCACCTTACATAATGCTTATACATGTATGGGTCTGAGGACAACACTCCCAGCTCTTTCTTCTTTTGCTTATTTCTCAGCAAGGATCGATATCTCAGACCATGACACAGGAGAGGATGATGAAGCAAGCTCTCCAGAAGTACTAACTAGTATCCAGGCCAAGCAGGGCCTCgaggtggcggaggtggtgggtATCCAAAGGGAGAACGTGAAGCTGGAGGATACGGAGGCTGGGATGGAATTGGAAAACTAGGTAGCGGTGGCTGGGTTGGGTATGGACACTGTGGTCTTCCACCTCCTGGTGGAAAATATGGAGGCTGTGGAGGCTGGGGGTACCCTAGTCCAGatggagctctgggctggggttgagaGTAACCTGAGGCAGATGGTGGCCCTCTGCATGGAGCCCAAGGGTACCCTGGGGCTGAAGATGAGCCTCTTGTCTGAGGCTGGGAGTATCCTGGTGCCGAGCCTCCAGGTGGGGCCTGTGGGTATCCGGGAGCTGGAGGTGGTTTATAGGGAAATGTGGGTTGGGTGCTTGGCTGAGAGGAGGTGAGGGGTCCCATTATAACTGGTGCTCCAGAGAAAGGAGCAGGTTGGAGAGTTCCATGGGCTGTGGGGCCTACAGGCATGCGTGGGGCTGGACTATAGGGCAAAGGGAAGGATGGTGTTCCTGATAGGaagggctgtggctgctgctcaTCAGCAGGCCCAGGAGTTACGTGAGGAGCAGGATGCTGGTGGTTAAAATGAGAGTCACTGGCTGGTTCCTGTGAAGCTTCGGACTTCCTCAGTACCTCTTGGAGCTTTTCCACTCTGACCCGTCGCAGGTGGGACAACTTCCTCATGGAGGAAAACTGCTCAAGAAATATCTCCAGTGGCACTTCGCCCTCCAGGAACTTCTCAGCCATAGTCTGAAACACAAGACACCACTGATACCAACGCTGCCCCCTCCAATgttctctcccagctccagctcagACCCCATGTTCTCAGACATGGCCTAGATCACATGGAAACAATTAAACCACTCAACTATAAAGGAGTGATAATCCCAATCTTTAGGACAATGGCTTCAATCTATGGGAGATAATCTCCAATTTAGGGTGCTGGTTGGGGAGGGCAATTTCAAGTTTTCAGGGAGATTTCCATTagtcaattttattttcatttgaacTTAAATTTTAGTATCACCTCAGATTCCTCTTCAATCCTTTGGCCCTCCACCTGCAGAAGATTTAACAAGGTCCCAGGTTGCATCGCCGCAGAAAATTTCTCTGGGGAGGAAAAATGTGATGACCAAAACATGACATACAAAAACTAGGCAAAATTACCATGTCTCCAGCTCTCTCAGAGACAATACTAGGCACCTATCCCAAGGCTCTATGTTCTAACTCATGATCCCAGCAAAGCGTAAAGTAGAAACTATGTCACCTTCCTGCCCCATGCCACCAAGACTTTGTTAAACCCCTCACATTCACAATGGGAACCTTCGCTGCCTTGGGGAGTTTTAATATAGGGAGAAAACCCAAGGAGAAACCAACATTGTGCAGTCTCTTGGCTAGGGAATCACCTCTACTCTGTCCATGTCAGTCTGAACAAAAACCAGAAGACAGATTCAGAATACAGACCTCCTGTACAGAAAGGGAGCTCCTCAGTCCACTGGGCAGgaatgcggggggtggggaaagagatgGGAAAAAGTCCTGGTTACAGATGACCTGACTACACTGGGGAGGGTGGGTGGTTTGGGAGACACGTACCCAATTTTGCCTTCTGCTCCTGGCACTGTTCAGCCAGCTTCTGCAGCTTCTGGTATCTGTCGGAAAGGTTTGTGCGGCCAGTTTCCAGCGGCGTCTGGAATTCCAGGTTCTGTTCTGCCAGGCTCCGGTTTGTGGCCAAGGCCATCTCCCTTTCCAGCTGTagttcctggacctgagaggggagATCAAAAGCCACAGCCAATGAGGAGCAGCACCTCCTGTCTGCATCCACACTTTCCTTACCCTGCAGCATGCATGTTAATGTTTACCTCTGTTGATTCCAGTGCCAGACGCTCTATCTCCTCAGAattctcctgcagctcctggagctcCTTCACAGATAGGTCCCTTAAGGTCTCCATTTTCACTGGGGAATGTGAATTCCTAAGAGATGAGGAGTGTAAATGGACAATTACTAGGTTTCACAAAGCCAGCTGCATACTGACAATATATAGATATTAATCCCATGACAGACTTAACAAGAGGCTTTGATAAATTATGTCAATCAACAGTGGTAGGGGGGATTCTGTCACAACAGAGAGTCTGAggacagagagaaaaagaaaacagcaaatctAGCCATTTTGATTTTGGCAACGGTCTTTCCATTTCAGGGAGACAAGGTGAAtgagctaatatctttttttggaccaacttttgctggCGAGAGAGGTAAGCTCGAAGGcttgtcactctcaccaacagacgttggtccagtaaaagatattatccatctaccttgtctctctagtatcctgggacaaacacagctacaacaacagtgTATTTCCATTTCAGGGACAATAGAGGGAGATGATTCCTCCTCTGTGCCAGGACAAAGGCATTTAAAAGTGGAGAAAAACACCTTCTCAGTCATACCAAAGTGTGTGGCTATATCAATCCAATTCTTAAACAACTTCACTAGCTGGCCATTTATTTCAAGATTCTGCTCAGCATGATCCCCCTGTGTTTTTAAAACCAATCGTCTATCTCTAGACACACTTCCCTGCTCATTTTCCTGCTAGTCTTCTACACATCACCCAATGTAAATGCCTTCCACTCTGGCACTCCTGCCACCTGGAACAGCCTTCCTGTATCTCCCTACCTTTTCAAATCATGTCTGACAATATGTTTTTATCTTCTTGCCCATGTCACACCTGaatttccctttcctttcttttccctttatgaATAAATACTTTCATATTTTCCATGCAATGGGCTCTCACACCTTTGTAAACCAGGAttaactccactgaggtcagtggaataAACCCTTTGCAGCACTCTTTTCCATCATTTATATATGCTCTGGCTGTCTTGTGCCATTTAGCTTTGTTACGCATTAAGGTCACACTGTCAGAAAAGTGCTATATACAGTAACTGGGAACAGAATAAAaactaaacaggaaaaaaaaaaacagaggtaCATTCCTGCAGAGGTGCGAAAAGGGACCAATGAGACAACTAGTGCAGATTTTAACCTAGTACTAGCTACGGGTGTCTCTTCTACCTCTGATTCAAGTGAAATATCTCACAGATTCTGACTCTGGAGATGTTGCATCAGTCTCTGAAAATAACATATTATGTCAAATGAACATTCAGGTCTCCAAATCCCCTCCAGCCAGGACACAACCAAACCCATCTAATAATCACGTTGTGAAACCAGAAGGCATATGTGCatcagcaaattttgccatcaCGCTGCAGACTCTTAAACAAACTCAGGGCTCTTAGCTGTCTCACAAGCCACACTCACAAGATGAATGATACAGGGCAGTGAGAACTGGGGCAGCTGGAAACCCTACCCCCTGCTTCAGTGTATCTATAATCTCCTAGAGAACAAAAACAATTCTAATGGCATGGCCATACCTATACCAGAAGAATTTCAGTAGAGGATGTTCACTAGTAGAACTGACTTCTGCTGAAGAGGCCCAGAATCAGAAGCCTGGAAAGCACAGTGGGATCGGGCTATCTATTTAGTAAGCCCTTTGATGAGTAGCAATGTTATTTCTCAGCTGATGAGGCCCATACATTAGTAACAGTGAAAGCAAGCGGTTTATGGGGCGGCCCATGGGGTCACAATCACAGAGCTTGTTGGCATGAGTCACCCACACAGTCCAGGTCTGGGAGGGTTGGTGTAAGTCACATGCATGGGGCAGCCCTGGGTGCAATAGCACAAGTCACTCACCTGGCAGCAGCATTAGGAGTGTTGGCATGAGTCATCCACTTGAGGCTGGTGTTAGGCACATTGGGTACAGGCCACTCCCACGTGGGCAGAGCATAGTGTGAGTCATGAAAACAGGGTGCGTGCAGCTGGGTGTGTTGGCATAATTCACCCACACAGGGACTGCACTGGACACTGATGCAAGTCACCTGCACGAGGGCCAGTGCTGGCAGCATCGACCTGAGCTGCCTGCATGAGGAAGGGCCAGCGCTGGGCACTTGGGCTGAGCAGCCCACATAAGGGCCAGCACTGGCCGCATCGGCGCAAGTCACCCGCTCCAGCTATACCGGGGGCGAGTTACCCACCTTGATGGCACTgcaccgagcagtgccaggtttATAATGGTGCCAGTGGCTCCATAGAGCTCAGAAGCTGCCCTGGCCTACTCCACTTGCACTGTACCCCGAGACCACACTCCTCCCGCCACCCACCACTTGcttctggctcctctctgccccctctctgccccctggccggacTCCAGTGCACTGCTGGCTCCAGGCCTGTGGGGCTCCACCTGTCTCCTTGGAGCTGAgccgcctgggactggtgcagaagcctggccagtctcagtcTGGGCGGGGGGACAGTGTAGGGGGCTtagctgggcccctccaggcaagagCCTCTTGAGGGAGCCTGGCGGAGCAGGCCTTGGCCTGGCTGATCGCAGCACTCATGAAGGGACAGAGCAATTGTtggccctgggaccagccctaactgcactgccagctcagcccagcagacacagtcacctcccagcaggaCCAGTGAGTGCAgccgggaggcagggcttgggggagtgggtctctggggaatctgggggagagagggtgctgggttgtgagggggcagggaagatgtgtgtgttggggcaatagggagtgggggttctgtggggggtgctgggcaagggtggtgtgcagggcgctgtgcatttCCAGGGAAGGTCTGGGGGGGCTATGGTCATAGGAAGTCAGTGGGGTGTTGGGCGGGGGGCTCTTTGGCGTGGGATGGGACATGCTGGCATCACATGGccactgtgcgtctggcaacagccggtttgtaaatagtggCCTCGCACTGGACTGGGCGGAGCGgggccgcccctgccatgccatgcgaTGCGCCTGGCAGGCGCCTCGCCCTGGGGACTGACCTCGCcgcaccatgctccattgcccctgtgggggcccacaaatatgtttggcactgggcccacaaaaggttaatctggccctggcacCGGGTGTGTTGGTGCGAGGACAGGGTGGGGTACGGGCAGAGATAGTGACGGGGGCTCCCAGCAtaacagcctctcccctccccccaccgccggCGAAGGGCGGGAAGGGCACGCGCTGGGCTGGACAGCTGGCGCTGATGCACGTGCCACGccacctggggaggaggagaaagagatcGGCGCGCGACAGGGGAGGGCGGGGAGCATGGAATGTCGGTGCATCGTCGCACGCACAGTCCCGCCCCTGTCGCCAGctgaggggaggaagagagccAATCCCCACTGTTCTCGCGAGacctggcagggaaggggttaaGCGATAAGGAGCCGATAATCGGTAAGAGAATACTCACCTGTGAGCAGCCGGGGAGCCCCCAGGGCCACACACTTCCGGGTTCCGGTCCTCGACCGGAAGTGAGCCTCACCATTGCTGTGGAGGTAGGGGGTTGGGGAAGACGGTGGCAATGTGAGCAGGATGGTACGCTCCGGCAGCTGGTCCGGTCTAGAGCGCTTTCAGCCGCGCGCCATCTTTGTTCCGCTGCGGAGGGGGCGGGGTTGGGCCGGGCCTCAAGCGGCTGACTCTGAGCGCCCGTTCCCCGACAGCCCGTGCCCTGTATGGGATGCCGGCCACCcccagcatggggggaggggtaaatccTACACCTGGCCCAGCTCTGACCTGGGCTAATACCCCCATGGACACAACAGGCCGAACCCCTCCAGGGCTCGGCTGCCACCATCAGCCGTCTGGGGGCAGGGCACCGGAGTGCTGGAGCTGAGGAGTCGGGCATATTTGGGGGGGAGACGCCTccgtcttccctccccccccccaagcactaaGCCCTCGCCATGGTTCCTGCATATGTCACAACCCTCCCGGGCCCTGGCTGACTCCCTGCTTCGTTAACTCACGGGCACGACGTAGCCTTGGCACAGGAAGAGTTAATTCATTtccagacagtccctgcctggtGCGGGCAGGTGTGAACCTGGGGACAACCGCGGCACCTACAGCAAGCACTGTCATGCTGAGATAACCGTGGCACACGCAACACCAAGCTGCCGCCAGGACCCCCGCTCGATGCTAACGCTGCCGAGGCATTTTCAGCCCATGGATTAGCCCGGCGGGAGCAATTTGGGAAACGCTTGGTACCAGCTGTGATCACGCAGCAGGAGTGCCAACAGGCTTCTGCCCCCTGGGCGCAGACCTTTCCTGTTCACTCAGCAGAAACAAAGATAGCTGGGAACACTACTtctacctccatccccacctccTCATCTAGATTTTGGGGGATGTGATTAGAAACTATCAAAGGAAACAGGGACTCTGGGATTCAGATCTCATTTAATGTTCAtctaggattttttgtttgttttttgagggtAAGGGGGGAGTTGGTAGATTTAATCTTTGTGGGATCCAGATCCTTCCCCTTTGCTCCCAGTTGTGGAGGTGTTGCTGATGAGACACCTGTAGGCCCTCGCTACCACTTCTTCCAGGCATCACCATGCCAGTGCTATCTTCTCCCTGCCTCCCGCTGGGCTGGAGGAACCAGGCACCCAACCAGCACCAGAATCGTAGTCATGTCGTTACA
The nucleotide sequence above comes from Caretta caretta isolate rCarCar2 chromosome 6, rCarCar1.hap1, whole genome shotgun sequence. Encoded proteins:
- the VPS37C gene encoding vacuolar protein sorting-associated protein 37C isoform X2, whose product is MTHANTPNAAARNSHSPVKMETLRDLSVKELQELQENSEEIERLALESTEVQELQLEREMALATNRSLAEQNLEFQTPLETGRTNLSDRYQKLQKLAEQCQEQKAKLEKFSAAMQPGTLLNLLQVEGQRIEEESETMAEKFLEGEVPLEIFLEQFSSMRKLSHLRRVRVEKLQEVLRKSEASQEPASDSHFNHQHPAPHVTPGPADEQQPQPFLSGTPSFPLPYSPAPRMPVGPTAHGTLQPAPFSGAPVIMGPLTSSQPSTQPTFPYKPPPAPGYPQAPPGGSAPGYSQPQTRGSSSAPGYPWAPCRGPPSASGYSQPQPRAPSGLGYPQPPQPPYFPPGGGRPQCPYPTQPPLPSFPIPSQPPYPPASRSPFGYPPPPPPRGPAWPGY
- the VPS37C gene encoding vacuolar protein sorting-associated protein 37C isoform X1, with amino-acid sequence MLPALALVQVTCISVQCSPCVGELCQHTQLHAPCFHDSHYALPTWEWPVPNVPNTSLKWMTHANTPNAAARNSHSPVKMETLRDLSVKELQELQENSEEIERLALESTEVQELQLEREMALATNRSLAEQNLEFQTPLETGRTNLSDRYQKLQKLAEQCQEQKAKLEKFSAAMQPGTLLNLLQVEGQRIEEESETMAEKFLEGEVPLEIFLEQFSSMRKLSHLRRVRVEKLQEVLRKSEASQEPASDSHFNHQHPAPHVTPGPADEQQPQPFLSGTPSFPLPYSPAPRMPVGPTAHGTLQPAPFSGAPVIMGPLTSSQPSTQPTFPYKPPPAPGYPQAPPGGSAPGYSQPQTRGSSSAPGYPWAPCRGPPSASGYSQPQPRAPSGLGYPQPPQPPYFPPGGGRPQCPYPTQPPLPSFPIPSQPPYPPASRSPFGYPPPPPPRGPAWPGY
- the VPS37C gene encoding vacuolar protein sorting-associated protein 37C isoform X3, encoding METLRDLSVKELQELQENSEEIERLALESTEVQELQLEREMALATNRSLAEQNLEFQTPLETGRTNLSDRYQKLQKLAEQCQEQKAKLEKFSAAMQPGTLLNLLQVEGQRIEEESETMAEKFLEGEVPLEIFLEQFSSMRKLSHLRRVRVEKLQEVLRKSEASQEPASDSHFNHQHPAPHVTPGPADEQQPQPFLSGTPSFPLPYSPAPRMPVGPTAHGTLQPAPFSGAPVIMGPLTSSQPSTQPTFPYKPPPAPGYPQAPPGGSAPGYSQPQTRGSSSAPGYPWAPCRGPPSASGYSQPQPRAPSGLGYPQPPQPPYFPPGGGRPQCPYPTQPPLPSFPIPSQPPYPPASRSPFGYPPPPPPRGPAWPGY
- the VPS37C gene encoding vacuolar protein sorting-associated protein 37C isoform X4 → MLPALALVQVTCISVQCSPCVGELCQHTQLHAPCFHDSHYALPTWEWPVPNVPNTSLKWMTHANTPNAAARNSHSPVKMETLRDLSVKELQELQENSEEIERLALESTEVQELQLEREMALATNRSLAEQNLEFQTPLETGRTNLSDRYQKLQKLAEQCQEQKAKLVD